One stretch of Miscanthus floridulus cultivar M001 unplaced genomic scaffold, ASM1932011v1 fs_787_1_2, whole genome shotgun sequence DNA includes these proteins:
- the LOC136533119 gene encoding uncharacterized protein produces MPSLYLCLDWTTGLTLPGRSPTPATAGRRAAAAAVGVTAIAASRTEPAPAATSSSARRRGRPCRLRRWLCPRRSSGSRCHPSGTTRSSGSWGATSCTPTPSSPRSPPPCPGGRVAPESATVSRACGAAVRALTELSSKSSSPSSCVRVGVDAGRRDGDDADREPGAVAQRHPCRRRHAVAQTALLGAVQPQGRRRLRVGVVVGLRVGTGAPAQLGKMNIASWASKEESLLAAASPEKGAGDMDEEIKRKAFEARATAWDESKKCKLASRYQRKEVKIQEWESLKKSKFEAKLRQAKAQAEQMKARAKQDLARRLSALSHKVEGKQARVEARRSRQASWLARQVETGREACRLRRCCAWFL; encoded by the exons atgccctccttgtacctctgccttgactg GACCACCGGTCTGACTCTTCCCGGTCGCAGTCCGACGCCAGCCACGGCAGGGCGGCGCGCAGCCGCAGCTGCGGTGGGAGTGACAGCGATAGCGGCATCGAGAACGGAGCCGGCGCCGGCGGCAACTTCGAGTTCTGCAAGGAGGAGAGGGCGGCCGTGCCGGCTACGACGGTGGCTGTGTCCGCGCCGTTCTTCCGGCAGCAGGTGCCATCCAAGTGGAACGACGCGGAGTAGTGGatcgtggggagccacgtcgtgCACTCCAACCCCATCTTCTCCAAGAAGCCCGCCGCCATGCCCCGGCGGTCGCGTCGCGCCGGAGTCCGCGACGGTGTCCAGGGCCTGCGGCGCGGCCGTGAGGGCGCTGACCGAGCTGTCGTCCAAGTCCTCGTCACCGTCGTCGTGTGTCCGTGTCGGTGTCGATGCGGGACGTCGGGACGGAGATGACGCCGATCGCGAGCCAGGAGCAGTCGCGCAGCGGCACCCCTGCCGGCGCCGTCACGCCGTCGCTCAGACCGCTCTGCTTGGTGCCGTCCAGCcgcaggggcggcggcggctgcgcgtCGGCGTCGTCGTCGGCCTCCGCGTCGGAACGGGAGCTCCGGCTCA GCTCGGCAAGATGAACATCGCGTCGTGGGCCAGCAAGGAGGAGAGCCTCCTCGCCGCCGCGTCCCCGGAGAAGGGCGCCGGTGACATGGACGAGGAGATCAAGAGGAAGGCGTTCGAAGCTCGCGCCACGGCGTGGGATGAGTCCAAAAAGTGTAAACTCGCGTCACG TTACCAGAGGAAGGAGGTGAAGATACAGGAGTGGGAAAGCTTAAAGAAATCCAAATTCGAAGCCAAGCTGAGGCAGGCCAAG GCACAGGCAGAGCAGATGAAAGCCCGGGCGAAGCAGGACCTGGCCAGGAGGCTGTCGGCACTGAGCCACAAGGTGGAGGGGAAGCAGGCGAGGGTGGAGGCGCGCCGGAGCCGGCAGGCGTCCTGGCTGGCGCGGCAGGTGGAGACCGGCCGTGAGGCATGCCGGCTCCGGCGGTGCTGCGCCTGGTTCCTCTAG